In Acidobacteriota bacterium, the DNA window CGCCCGCTGTTCACCCCGCGCTTTTTCGTGATGTGCGGGTTCAGCTTCACCGTCTTCATCTCCGCGTTCCAGCTCTTTCCGACCGCGCCGTTCCACATACGCGACCTTGGCGGCAGCACGTTCGCCGCCGGGCTGTTTCTGGGCCTGCTGACGTACGCCTCCGCCTGTTCGGCGCCGTTCACGGGAGCCTTTGCCGATCGCATCGGGCATCGACGCATGTTGCAGATCGGCAGCCTGGCGATCTCGGGGTTCTCGGTGGCCTACGCGCTGGCGCCGAGCCCCGCGGTCATGCTGGCGCTCGTCGTCCCGCACGGCATCTTCTGGTCGGGACTGATGGTCGCGTCGGGCGCCTACGTCACGGCGCTGGTGCCCGAGGAGCGCCGCGCCGAAGGGATCGGCTATTGGGGACTTTCGACGGTGCTGGCGATCGCGCTGGCGCCGAACATCGGGTTCCTGGTGTACCGCCGCGGCTGGCTGCTGCTGTGCGGCGTCATGCTTGCCCTGAACCTGATCATGGCCGCGATCGCGTGGTCGCTCGAGGAGCTGCACCGACCCGCCGATCCGTCCGAGCACCGCTTCACGCTCGAGTGGCGCGTGCTCGTGGTCTCACTGTGCGTCTTCCTGTATTCGTTCGGCTACGGCGGCGTCACCAGCTTCTCGGCGATGTACGCCGAGGCTGAGGGCATCTCACCACGGGCCATCTATCTCACGAGCGTGGCAGCCGCCATCCTGCTGAGCCGTCCGTTCGCGGCGCGGCTCGGCGATCGGTTCGGGTACCGGCGCGTGTTCCTGCCATCGATGATCGTTGCGGGCATCGGGCTTGCGGTGCTGGCAGTGCTGCCGGCGTCGCGGGGGGCCATGATCGCGTCGGCCGCCGTTTTCGGCGCGGGCTACGGCACCGCGTGGCCGGTATTCATGGCCTACATGCTTGGACGCGTGGATTCCCACCGCCGAGGCGCGGCGTACGGCGCGATGATCGCCGCGCTCGACACGGGAATCGGCACCGGATCCACGGCCCTTGGATGGATCATCCAGCAGTACGGCTACGCGGCCGCGTTCGGCTTCGCCGCCGCGCTGTCATCGCTGGCCGTCCCGTATTTTCTCGTCGCGGATCGCGCGATGCGAACGGTCAAGTCGCAGTCGTAACACTCTCTTTTCCCGAAGAGAAGGTTCCGGCGGATTCTGCGCGTTCTGCGGTGAAACAGATCACCCGCGCGTGCCGGCCAGTTTGCGCCGATGCCGCTCGAACACGCGATCGCACGCGCGGCGGAAGCGCTCGGTCAGCTCGCGCGACTTGTCGGGGGGCGCCGGGCCGATCCGCTTCCACGCCGCCTGGGCCTGCTTGACGTCCTCGGCCGCGGCACGCCAGCGCGCGTCCTCGCTCGAGCGGCCGCCGATCTGGTTCGACGCGAGCGCCTCGCGCAGCATCGCCGCGAGCGCTTCCGACGAGGACATCGCCGCGGGCGCCTGCTCGGCGGCGAGCTTCTCGACACGCGCGATCAGCTTCTCCATGCGCTGCGTGTTCGCATCGGGATCGAGGTCGGTGCCGCGGAATGTCTCGGCATGGCTGGAGAGGATCTGCGCAATCGCCGCCTCGTACCGCTGCTGGAGCGCCTCGGCCTGGTCGTGCGGCACGTGGCCGGTGTGCTCCCAGCGCTGGCGCAGCGTCCGGAGCTGCTGGACGATGTCGTCCGGCGGGGGCGCGAGGAGGACGAGCGCCTCGATCTGCCCCAGCACCGTTTCGCGGGCGTGGAGCCGCTCGGTCGCCGCGATCTGATCGCGCTGCTTGTGGCGCTCGAAGAAGCGATCGCAGGCGCCGCGGAAGCGGTTCCACAGCGCTTCTCCCTTGTTCTTGCGCACCGGGCCGATCGTCCTCCACTCGGCCTGCAGCCGGCGGAGCTCGGCGGCGGCGTGGTCCCAGTCGGTCGATTCGGCGAGTTCCTCGGCGCGCTTGACGAGCGCGTCCTTCTTTTCGAGGTTCGCGCCCCAGACTTCCTTCCGGTGGTTCAGATCCTCCTGCTTGCGCGTGAAGAAGCGGTCGCAGGCGGTGCGGAAACGATCCCACAGCACCTTCGCCTGATCGCGCGGGACCGGACCGATCGCCTTCCAGTCCGCCTGGAGCTTGCGCAGTTCATCGGCGGTGCGGATCCAGTCGGTCGAGTCCATCAACTCTTCGGCGCGGCGCACCAGGGCTTCCTTGCGCTGCTGGTTCTCGCCGCGCTGCGCCGCCTGCTGCGTGAAGTACTCCTGGGTGCGCGCGCGCACCTGGTCGAACGCGCGGCGGTAGCGGTGCCACAGCGCCTGCGCCTGCCCGCGTGGCGCCTCGGCGACGTCGCGCCAGCGGTTGTTGATCTCCCGAAGCTCCTTCGAGGCGGCCTCGAGGTCGGGCTGTTCGGCGGTGTTGATCTTCTGCTGCAGCGCCTCGACCCGCCCGCACAGCTCTTCCTGGACGGTCGCGTTCGCGAAACGGCGCCAGTCATCCGCCTCGCGCAAATCACGAGCGCGTGGAATCAGCGCCGCGTGCGCGGCCCGCAGCCGCTCCAGCACGCGGTCGCGGTCCTCTCGCGTCGGCAGCGTTCCGGGCTCATCGATCGCCTCGCGTAACTCCTTCAGCCCGCGGTCTGCCTCCTTGAGCGACAGGTCGTCGGCGGTCGCCCGCTTGTCGAGGCGCTCCGCGAGGCGCTCGAGCCGTCGCAGCGTGTCGCGCTGCGCCTTCTCGTCGGACGCGCGCTTGTCGGCAAGCCGCTGCTCGATGTGCGCCGAGGCCTGGCGGTAGCGATCCTGCAGCGGCGCGTCATCCACACCGACTCCCCGGCGCTCGGCAATCGCGGCCGACTGCTCGCGCCACTCGCGCTCGAGCGGGGCCCAGCGCTCGCGCGCGGCCGGCAGATCCTGCTCGGCGGCGGCGGCCTCGAGCCGAGTCGCGAGCGCGTCGAGCTGCTCGAGGGCGGCACGCGCCTCCGCACGCCGCCGCAGCGCGGTCTCGCAGTTC includes these proteins:
- a CDS encoding MFS transporter → MPPPRPLFTPRFFVMCGFSFTVFISAFQLFPTAPFHIRDLGGSTFAAGLFLGLLTYASACSAPFTGAFADRIGHRRMLQIGSLAISGFSVAYALAPSPAVMLALVVPHGIFWSGLMVASGAYVTALVPEERRAEGIGYWGLSTVLAIALAPNIGFLVYRRGWLLLCGVMLALNLIMAAIAWSLEELHRPADPSEHRFTLEWRVLVVSLCVFLYSFGYGGVTSFSAMYAEAEGISPRAIYLTSVAAAILLSRPFAARLGDRFGYRRVFLPSMIVAGIGLAVLAVLPASRGAMIASAAVFGAGYGTAWPVFMAYMLGRVDSHRRGAAYGAMIAALDTGIGTGSTALGWIIQQYGYAAAFGFAAALSSLAVPYFLVADRAMRTVKSQS
- a CDS encoding DUF349 domain-containing protein, coding for MSLLDRLKPTPRWKHADAQVRLAAVHEFDVSREDALAVLASLARGDADARVRKAAVGRIGNPAVLADAARDDADEQVRQAACEALVEMATGGGDRAAAALAGLRDPRQLGMVAKSAALEPVRRAAVERIDDPRVLGSVARNASDVAVAVRAIERLDDRTELLNVALRSDQKDAAIAAFERAAGGRPDDVELLRNAAAKAVNKGVQRRARALLQQWEEAEAARQAADLALRQREVELCQRAEALGETGNWQDAAHELQHAEEAWRSLSSTHDDLAARFAAASAAARAGIAKREQEAMERARLEEAQQQALGVRRNLVERIEALQPSGGMKEQLDLARAEWEGLPPVEGFEAEAFALQRRFDDACLNCETALRRRAEARAALEQLDALATRLEAAAAEQDLPAARERWAPLEREWREQSAAIAERRGVGVDDAPLQDRYRQASAHIEQRLADKRASDEKAQRDTLRRLERLAERLDKRATADDLSLKEADRGLKELREAIDEPGTLPTREDRDRVLERLRAAHAALIPRARDLREADDWRRFANATVQEELCGRVEALQQKINTAEQPDLEAASKELREINNRWRDVAEAPRGQAQALWHRYRRAFDQVRARTQEYFTQQAAQRGENQQRKEALVRRAEELMDSTDWIRTADELRKLQADWKAIGPVPRDQAKVLWDRFRTACDRFFTRKQEDLNHRKEVWGANLEKKDALVKRAEELAESTDWDHAAAELRRLQAEWRTIGPVRKNKGEALWNRFRGACDRFFERHKQRDQIAATERLHARETVLGQIEALVLLAPPPDDIVQQLRTLRQRWEHTGHVPHDQAEALQQRYEAAIAQILSSHAETFRGTDLDPDANTQRMEKLIARVEKLAAEQAPAAMSSSEALAAMLREALASNQIGGRSSEDARWRAAAEDVKQAQAAWKRIGPAPPDKSRELTERFRRACDRVFERHRRKLAGTRG